In the genome of Streptomyces aquilus, the window ATGAACGACTTCGCGGAACGGCTGGAGAAGTCCGGCGAGTACGTCGACGGTCAGGCGCTCGCCCCGGAGGGGTCGTGGGTCCGCTACGGCGGTGAAGGGCGCCCGCCGGTCACCGACGGACCGTTCGCCGAGACCAAGGACCTCATCGCCGGCTGGACGATCATCGACGTCGACAGTCACGAGCGGGCCCTGGAGCTGGCCGCGGAGCTGTCCGCCGCGCCGGGGGCGGGCGGCAGGCCGATCCACGAGTGGCTGGAGGTCCGGCCGGTCATGAGCGCGCACTGCACGGTCACGGAGTGACCCCACCGATGGACGAGGCCCTGCTGCGCAGCCTCACCCCGAGCGTGCTGACCGTCCTCGTCCGCCGCGGAGCAGACTTCGCGGCGGCCGAGGACGCCGTGCAGGACGCGCTCGTCGAGGCGCTGCGTGTGTGGCCCGCCGATCCGCCGCGGGACGCCAAGGGCTGGCTGGTCACCGTGGCCTGGCGCAAGTTCCTCGACGCGACCCGCGCCGAGACCGCACGCCGCCGCCGCGAGGACCGCTTCGAGGAGGAACCGGCGCCCGGTCCCGCGCCCACGGTCGACGACACCCTCCAGCTGTACTTCCTGTGCGCCCACCCCTCCCTCACCCCGTCGTCCGCCGTCGCGCTCACCCTGCGCGCCGTCGGCGGCCTCACCACCCGGCAGATCGCCCAGGCCTACCTGGTGCCCGAGGCGACCATGGCGCAGCGCATCAGCCGCGCCAAGCGCACCGTCTCCGGCGTCCGCCTCGACCGGGCGGGCGATGTCGCCACCGTCCTGCGCGTCCTCTACCTCGTCTTCAACGAGGGCTACTCCGGCGACGTCGACCTGGCCGCCGAGGCGATCCGTCTCACCCGGCAGCTCACGGCCGTCATCGACCATCCCGAGGCGGCCGGGCTGCTCGCTCTCATGCTGCTCCACCACGCCCGCCGCGCCGCCCGGACGGCGCCCGACGGAAGCCTGGTGCCGCTCGCCGAGCAGGACCGCGGCCGGTGGGACACGCGCCTGATCGCCGAGGGCGTGGAGATCCTCCAGGCGGCCCTCGCGCGCGACCGGCTGGGCGAGTACCAGGCCCAGGCCGCCATCGCCGCCCTGCACGCCGACGCGCCCCGCGCCGAGGAGACGGACTGGGTGCAGATCGTGGAGTGGTACGACGAGCTGGTGCGCCTGACCGACAGCCCCGTGGTCCGGCTCAACCGCGCCGTCGCCGTGGCGGAGGCCGACGGACCGCGCGCGGGCCTGTCCGCCCTCGCCGAGCTGGACGCCGCACTGCCCCGGCACACCGCGGTGGCGGCCTACCTCCACGAACGCGACGGGGACCTCAAGACCGCGGCCCGCCTGTACGCCGAGGCCGCCCACAAGGCCCCCAACCTCGCCGAACGCGACCACCTCACCCGCCAGGCGGCCCGCCTCAACACCCACCTGCATCATTGACGGGGCCGCCGCATACGACCAGGCCGAGACGACCGACACAACCAACGGGCCGTACCGACAGGGGGAGACAGGCATGGAAGCAGGGTCAGCGGGGCCTTCGGGCCCTCGGCTCACGGGAGTCGGCGTCGGGGTCATCCTCGGCGGGGTGACCGCGGTGGTGTCCGTCACCGCGATCGGGAGGGCCTGGGCCACGTGCGACACCGGCAACGGTGCGGCGGCCAACGCCATGACCTTGCTGTTCCTGACTCCTCTCCTCTGGATCGCCGCCGCCGTTCCGTGGATCGCCGTACGGAACACGCTCGGAAGACGGCACCGCAAGAGCGCCCGGGCCGCGGGGCTCGTCCTCACCCTGTGCCTGGCCTGGTACCTGGTGACGTGGCTCGGCATGCCGGACTCCTATCCCGACCCGCTGTGCCCGGGAAACGTGCCGCCCTGGTGGCCGGGCTTCATCCCCGCATGACCGGGGCTGAAGGCCTCTGGGCGAGGGCTACGTCGCGGCGCCGCGGACCACGCGGTGGCGCAGGTAGACGAACTTCGACCTGAAGGTGCGGGTCTCGACCAGTTCGAGGTCCACGCGCTGCTCATGCCGGGGAAAGAACGGGTTTCCGCCGCCGACCAGCACCGGGTGGACGATGCTCCGGTACTCGTCGATCAGTCCCGCCGCGGACGCCTGGGCGGCGAGCGTCGCGCCGCCGATCGCGATCTCACCGTCCCCCGGCTCGGCCCGCAACCGCTCGATCTCCTCCACCAGATCCCCGGAGACGAGCCGGACGTTCTTCCCCTGGACCGACGACAGCGTCCGGGAGAAGACCACCTTCGGGAGCGGATTCCACAGCGCGGTCCACTCACGCGTCGCCTCGTCGAGGGTCGGGTCGTCCGGGTCGACGGTCTCCCAGTACAGCATCGTCTCGTACAGCCGGCGTCCGAGCACATGGACGTCGACCCCGCGGATCTCGTCGATCCAGAACCGGAAGACCTCGTCGTCCGGCTCCGACCACGCGAAGTCACCGCCAGGTCCGGCGATGTAGCCGTCAAGTGAGACGTTCATCGAGTACGTCACGCTGCGCATCAGCAATCCTCCTCGGGGCGGCTTCGACAGTACGACTGCCGCACACCGCCGAACTCATCGCGACGCGCGGGAACGAGGCCTCCTTCGTCGAGGGGGCGCCGCGGAGCCGCCACGCACCCTGTGGGTAAGATCCGCGCACACTTTGTGAACTTCTCGTGCAGTCGCGGCACGTGGGTGGGGGTTTCTCGATGTCGTTCCGACTGCGCGCAGTCCGCGCGTTCGTGCTCCTGGTCGGTTTCTTCCTCATGGGCGGAGTCCTGCTGTCGGCCATGGTGGTGTTCGACTGGCTGGTGATCACACGGCTGGTCACCGAGAAGGCGGCCTGGATCGAGCCCACGGCCGTGTCCGTCACCTTCCTGCTGGCGGTGGCGATCCTGCGCGGCATGTTCGCCTTCCTGCGGGCCGGCCGGCTGGGGCCGGTGACCGACGCGGTGGCGGTCACCCCTGACGACCAGCCCGAGCTGTGGGAACAGGTGCGGGCCGCGGCCGAAGTGACGGGGCAGCGGCCGCCGGACGAGCTGTATCTGAACGCCGAGGTCAACGCGGGCGTGGCCGAGCAGAGCCGGCTGCTGGGACTGCTGCGGGGCCGACGCCGGATGTTCCTGGGCCTGCCGCTGCTCGCCGGGCTGACGGTCCCGCAGCTGCAGTCCGTCCTCGCCCACGAGTTCGGGCACTACGGCAACCGCGACACCCGGCTCGGCGGCGTCACGACGCGCGGCCGGCAGGCGCTGATCCACACGGTGGAGGCCTTCCAGGAGGGCGGCACCCGGCTGCACTACGTCATCGGTGTCCTGTACGTCGGCTACGCCAGGATGTTCCTGCGCATCACCCAGTCCGCAGCCCGGCACCAGGAACTCGCCGCGGACCGGACGGCCGCCCGGTACGCCGGCCGTGACGTGACGGCCGCCGCACTGCGGACGCTGCCGGTGCTCGACGCCGCGCACACCCACTACATGGAGACGTACGCCGCGATGGGCAGCGCGTGGAAAGCGCTGCCGCCGGTCGGCGAGGTCCACGGCGGTTTCCGCCGGTTGCTGGCCGCCCGGAGCGGGGAGCAGCTCGCCGCGCTGCGCGCCGGTCAGCGGCCGCCGCGGCCACACCCGTACGACTCCCACCCCCCGCTGGCGGAGCGGATCGCGCTGATCGAGGGGTTGCCCGCCGATGACCGGCCCGAGCAGTCGCCCGCTGACCCGACCGACGAGCCGGCTTCCCTGACGCTGCTGCGGAACGCGGACCGGGTGTTCGCCGAGCTGGAGACGCGCACGTCGGCGCCGGAGGCGGCACTGCTGCGGCGCATGAGCTGGGACGACCTCACCATGGCCCGAGCGGTCGCCGACGCCGAGGAATGGTCCGGGCCGTTGCGGCTCGCCGTGGCCAGAACGCTGCGCTCGGAGGCGGACGCAGTCCGTGAGACCACGTCCGGGGAGACGGCCGACGGCCTGCTGCCCGGCCTGGAGGAGATACTCGACGCCTTCGACCGCGGTCTGCTGTGGATGGAGATCGCCGACCGCATGCCCAAGCCGTATCAGGCGGCTCGGCTGACCGGGCAGTCGGCCCGCAACTTCATCCGGCCCAGGATCTTCGACGGCATCGCGGGCCTGATCCACCTGCGGCTCGCCGAGTCCGGTGACGCCGTACCGGACATCGCCTGGTCGGGGCAGCCGGGGCTGATCCTGCCCGAGTCGTGGGAGAAGGGCATGGACGACGCCATCGACGCGGCCGTCGCCGACACACCCGACACCGCTCCCCTGCGCACCCTGCTCGCGGAAGGGTCCGGGTCCGGGACCGGATGATCGATACGTCGATCCCCCTGGGCACGGTCAAGGCGCCGGCCCCGCCGTTCGCAGCCGGTCGATCTCGGCGAGCACGCGGTCCACGTGCGGACGTACCCGCGCCCGCAAGGCGGTGCTCCAACTCTCCTCTGAGTAGGGGGCGTTGAGATAGAGGTGCCTGGCGTGTTCGAGGACGGGGCGGTGGTCCGGCGGGAGTCGGGGGAGGGCCCAGTCGGCGGCCGTGTCCTTGGAGCTGATCCGGCCGGTGGCGAGCGTGGTCCAGATTCGGGCGAGGGTCAGCAGGACGTTGCGGGTGTCGCCGTCCAGGTCGGCGAGCAGGGCGGGGATGCCCGCCAGGCTCGCCCGGGCCAGGTCCGTCGGCGGCACCGGGTCGAGGAGCTGCGCCGGGCGCGGGCCGGTCAGCGGGTGGTCGCCGGTCAGTGTGGTGGTGATGAGCAGGCTCAGGTCGGGCATCGGCTCCGGCCGGGGGACCTCCCCGGCCTCGTAGGCGGCGCGCAGCCATTCGCCGTAGAGGAAGTCGCCGGTCGGCGGGTACCGCCAGGGCCGGACCTGGGACTGGACGACGGCGGTGAGCTCGACGGGGCGGGTGCCGTTCCCGGTGCCGGAGATCCGTAGCAGGCCGTCGAGGAGTGACCGGCGCTGTCCTTCCTCCATGGGCTGCCGGATGACGACCAGGATGTCCACGTCGCTGGCCGGTCGGAGGCCGCCCAGCACGGCCGAGCCGTGGAGATAGCTGCCGAGGGCGTCTCGCCCCAGCACACGGTCCACCAGCGCCACGATCTCCCGCACCTGATCCACCGCCCCAGCCTCTCCCCCGGCCCCGCGCCGCGCCCAGCGATTTACCGCTGCGACCGGCGCAGGTGCCGAGGTCGGACCCCACGTAATCTCTCCCTGTGCCCGCCTCCCGCCTGCATCGCGTCGCCGTCCTCGTGCTCGAGGGTGCGAAGCCGCTCGACGTCGGAATCCCGGCGCAGGTCTTCACGACCCGCGCGAGCATGCCGTACGAGGTGCGGGTGTGCGGGGCGACGCCGGGGCTCGTGACCGGCGGCGACGGCCTCGCGTACTACGTCGAACACGGCCTCGACGCCCTCGCGTGGGCCGACGTCGTCTTCGTCCCCGGCTACCGGCACCCGGACCGCGACGACCCGCCGCCGACCGTCGTCGACGCGCTGGTCGCCGCCCACGACCGGGGCGCGCGGCTCGCCGCCATCTCGACCGGCGCCTTCGCGCTCGCCGCGACGGGCCTGCTCGACGGCCGGCGCGCCACGACGCACTGGCACTACACACGCGCCCTCGCCGCCAGGCACCCCCTCGTCCAGGTCGACGAGAACGTGCTGTTCGTCGACGAGGGCAGCGTGCTCACCTCCGCCGGTGCCGCCTCCGGGATCGACCTGTGCCTGCACATCCTGCGCGGGGACCTCGGAGTGGCCGCCTCGAACCATGCGGCCCGACGGCTCGTGGCCGCCCCCTACCGCAGCGGCGGCCAGGCCCAGTACGTGCCGCGCAGCGTGCCCGAGCCGCTCGGTGAGCGGTTCGCCGAGACGCGCGAGTGGGCGCTGCACCGGCTCGGCGAACCCCTCACCCTCGACACGCTGGCCGCGCAGGCCGGGGTCTCGGCGCGCACGTTCTCCCGGCGCTTCGTCGAGGAGACCGGGTACACGCCGATGCAGTGGGTGATGCGCGCCCGCATCGACCTGGCCCGCGAGCTGCTGGAACGCTCCGAGCGCAGCGTCGAGCAGATCGCCGCCGACGTGGGGCTCGGCACGGGTGCGAATCTGCGCCTGCACTTCCAGCGCATCCTCGGGACGACCCCGAGCGAGTACCGGCGCACCTTCACCAAGGGCGAGTGACCCGCCCCTCAAAAGCATCCCTCAAGGGCCTGGCGGGATCCTTTTGAACCATGGCGATCACGCCACTGTCCGCGGGCCGTGCCGCGCGCGAACCTGGGGGCAAAGGGAAGGGACCCCACACATGACTCGCATCGCCATCAACGGATTCGGCCGCATCGGACGCAACGTGCTGCGCGCACTGCTGGAGCGCGACAGTGACCTCGAGGTCGTCGCCGTCAACGACCTCACCGAGCCCGCCACGCTCGCCCGACTCCTCGCCTACGACAGCACGGCCGGCCGGCTCGGACGCCCGGTCACCGTCGACGGGGACACCCTCGTCGTCGACGGCCGGCGCATCAAGGTGACGGCCGAGCGGGAGCCGGCGCAGCTGCCCTGGGCCGAACTCGGCGTCGACATCGTCCTGGAGGCCACCGGCCGCTTCACCTCGGCCAAGGCGGCCGCCGCCCACCTCGACGCGGGCGCGAAGAAGGTGCTCGTCAGCGCGCCGTCCGACGGTGCCGACGTCACGCTCGCGTACGGGGTCAACACCGACGCCTACGACCCGGCCGTGCACACGATCGTCTCGAACGCCTCGTGCACCACCAACGCGCTCGCGCCGCTCGCCTCGGTCCTGGACGAACTCGCCGGTATCGAGCACGGGTTCATGACGACGGTGCACGCCTATACGCAGGAGCAGAACCTCCAGGACGGGCCGCACCGCGACGCCCGGCGTGCCCGGGCCGCCGGTGTCAACATCGTGCCGACCACGACCGGTGCCGCCAAGGCGATCGGCCTGGTGCTGCCGAACCTCGACGGCAAGCTGTCGGGCGACTCGATCCGCGTACCGGTGCCGGTGGGTTCGATCGTCGAGCTGAACACGACCGTCGCCCGTGACGTGACGCGCGACGAGGTGCTGGCGGCGTACCGCGCCGCGGCGGAGGGGCCGCTCGCCGGCGTCCTGGAGTACTCGGAGGACGCGCTGGTCTCGTCCGACATCGTGGGCAACCCCGCCTCGTCGATCTTCGACTCGGCTCTCACCCGCGTCGACGGCCGCCATGTGAAGGTGGTCGCCTGGTACGACAACGAGTGGGGCTTCTCCCACCGCGTGATCGACACCCTCACGCTGCTCGCGGCCAGTTGACCGGTCGCCGGGGCGGTACAGGCCGAGCCGCGACCGCCCCGGCCGGCTTCGCCGCCTGACCGGCCGGCGGCCCACCGCCCCTTGTCACGCGGGGATGAATTCGGGATCCGGAGGACTCAACTCCCCCACAGCCGAAGGTGATTCGCTCAAACATTCGTCGCCGGACTGCCATATTCGACAACCACTTCGGAGGTGGTTGTGACTCAAGAGGCGACGACATCCGGCCCGCCGCAGGCGGGTGCGCACGTGCCCCGGCGCAGCACCGCGGAACGCATCGACGACCTGCACCGGCGCCGTGAGCAGGCGCTGACGGCGGGCGGGCCGCGCGGACGGGGGGAGTTCGGGGCCCGGGAGCGGGTCGAGCGGCTGGTGGACAAGGGGTCCTTCACCGAGACCGGGCTGTTCGTGCGGGCCCGGGCCGACGGGAGCGGTGGCCGACGCCCCCACGGCGACGGCGTGGTCACCGGCTTCGGTACGGTCGACGGCCGCCGGGTCTGCGTGTTCGCCCAGGACTCCACGGTCTTCGGCGGCAGCATGGGCGAGGCGTTCGGCGAGAAGACCGTCGCGCTGATGGACCTCGCCCTGAAGACCGGCTGCCCGGTCGTCGGGCTCAACGACTCCGGCGGTGCCCGCATCCAGGAGGGCGTCGCCTCTCTCGCCCTCTACGCCGAACTGGTACGCCGCAACGTCCAGGCGTCCGGCGTGATCCCACAGCTCTCCGTCGTGCTGGGCCCCTGCGCCGGCGGGGCCGCCTACTCCCCCGCGATCACCGACTTCACGGTGATGGTCGACGGCGCCTCGCACATGTTCGTCACCGGCCCCGACGTCATCGAGGCCGTCACCGGCGAGCGGGCCACCGCCGAGGAGCTGGGCGGCGCCCGCACCAGCAACGCCGTCAACGGCAACGCACACTTCCTCGCCGCCGACGAGGAGGACGCCCTGGACGTCGTACGCGAGCTGCTGTCGTATCTGCCGGCCAACAACCTGGAACCGCCACCGGAGTACGCCCCCGGCGACGCCCCGGCCGGAGACGTTCTGGACGCCGTCGTACCGGACCGGCTCGGGCAGGCCTACGACATGCGGGAGATCCTGCGCGCGGTCGTCGACGACGGTGAACTGCTCTACGTCCAGGAGCTGTTCGCGCCGAACATCCTCTGCGCCCTGGGGCGTGTCGAAGGCCGGTCGGTCGGGGTCGTCGCCAACCAGCCGCTGCACGCCGCCGGAGTCCTCGACATCGACGCGTCCGAGAAGGCCGCGCGATTCGTACGGTTCTGCGACGCGTTCGGCATTCCGCTGCTGACGTTCGCCGACGTCCCCGGCTATCTGTCCGGCGTACGGCAGGAGCGGGGCGGCATCATCCGCCGCGGCGCCAAGCTGCTGTACGCCTACGCCGAGGCCACCGTCCCCAAGGTCACGGTCGTGGTCCGCAAGGCGTACGGCGGCGGGTACGCGGTGATGGGGTCCAAGCACCTCGGCGCCGACATCAACCTCGCCTGGCCCAGCGCCCGTATCGCCGTGATGGGCGCCGAGGGTGCGGTGGGGGTCCTGCACCGACGCGAACTGGCCGCCGCCGACGATCCCGTCGCGCTGCGCGCCCGCCTGGTCGCCGCGTACGAGCGCACCCACGGCACGCCCTATCTCGCCGCCGAACGCGGATACGTCGACGCCGTCATCGCCCCGCGCGACACCCGCGACCACATCCGCCGCGCCCTGGCCGCCCTGCGCGGCAAACGCGCGCCGCTGCCGCAGCGCAGGCACGGCAACATCCCGCTCTGAGCCCTGAGGCCCTCCCAGCGATCCGCACCGAGGCACATCCCTCCCCCGCGACGTCAGGAGCCACATCCCATGGACCGCCGCCACCCCCCGCTCTCCCCCGCGTGCCGGACCCTGCCCCAGTACGTACGGCACTGGGCCGACACCATCCCCGACCGGCGCGCCCTCACCTTCGTCGACTTCCCGGCGCCGGGCTCCCGCGGCGTCCACCGGACGCTGACCTGGCGGCGCCTGGACCTGCGGGTGCGGGCGATCGCCGCCCGGCTCGCCGCACAGGCCGAACCGGGTTCGCGCGTCGTGGTGTTGTGCCCGCAGGGCACGGAGTACGTCACCGGGTTCCTGGCCGCGCTCACCGCGGGACTGGTCGCCGTACCGCTGTATCCGCCCGGCCTGCCCGGGCACGGCGACCGGCTCTCGGCTGTCCTGGCCGACGCCCGTCCCACGGCCGTCGTGACCACGAGCCGGGTGGCGAACGAGGTGCGGGAACTGGTGGCCGGGAGCGGGACGCGGATCGTCTGCGCCGACGAGGTGCCCGACGACGAGGCCGGCGACCGGCCGCCGGTCGACGTGGACGCCGAAGCGCTCGCCTACCTCCAGTACACGTCCGGTTCGACACGTGCCCCGGCGGGCGTGGAGATCACCCACGCGAACGTCGTCGCCAACGCCGGGCAGGCCCTGGCGGCGTACGGCGCCGACACCGGTCCGGTGACCTGTGTGGGCTGGCTGCCGCTCTACCACGACATGGGGCTGGTGCTCAGTGTCGCCGCGCCCGTGGTGCGCGGGGCGCTGTCGGTGCTGATGGACCCGGCCGCCTTCCTCACCGAGCCCGCACGGTGGCTGCGGCTGCTCGCCGCCCATCCGCGGGCCATCGGGGCCGCGCCGAACTTCGCGTACGACTACTGCGCCGGCGCCGTCACCGACGGCCAGAAGGCGGACCTGCGTCTCGACGGGGTCATCGCGCTGATCAACGGGAGCGAACCGGTGCGCCCGGGCACCGTCGACCGTTTCCAGGCGGCCTTCGCCGACCGGGGTCTGCCGGTCACCGCGCACTGCCCCTCGTACGGGCTCGCCGAGGCCACGGTCTTCGTCAGCGCCGCCCGGCCCGGGCAGCCGCTCGGCCGGTTCGCGCTCGACCGGGACGCGCTCGCCGCCGGGAAGGCCCTGCCCGCACGGCCCGACGACCCGAGAGCCGTCCTGCTGGCGGGCTGCGGCACCCCGGCGGGTCAGCGGGTACGGATCGCCGACCCCGTCAGCCGGACCGTCCTGCCCGAGGGGGAGGTCGGGGAGGTCTGGGTGCAGGGGCCCAACGTCGGGCGCGGCTACTGGAACCGGCGGGAGGAGAGCGAGCGGGTCTTCGGCGCCGCCTTCGCCGGTGGGGCCGACGCACCGGACGGGCGGTGGCTGCGCACCGGCGACCTGGGGGCGGTGCTGGACGGGCAGTTGATCGTCACGGGGCGGCTGAAGGATCTCGTCATCGTCGACGGCCGCAACCACTATCCGCAGGACCTGGAGGCCACCGCCCAGGACGCGCATCCGGCGGTGCGGCGCGACCGGCTCGCGGCGTTCGCCGTGCCGGGCGGGACGAGTGGGACGGGCGAACGGGTGGTCCTGGTGGCCGAGCACGTACGGGCCACCTCCCTCGCCTCGCTCGATGTACCGGCCGTGGTACGGGCGGTGCGCGGCGCGGTCTCCACACGGCACGGGCTGCGGCTCGCCGAAGTCGTGCTGGTGCCACCGGGGGCGGTCGCCCGCACGTCCAGCGGGAAGGTGTCCCGGGCGCTTACTCGGGCGCGGTATTTGGAGGGGGCGTACGGGCGGGAGGGCGGAGGGGAGACGGGCAGCGGGTCAGGGGGTGGCGCCGCGTCTGATGACGCGGCCGGCGACACCCCGGGTGCGGCCCCCGGTGCCTCGGCCCACATCACGTCGAGGGCCGTCGGGTGAGGGGCGTCGACGCGGCGGTGTTGCGGCGGCTCATCGCCGAGCGGGTGGCTTCCTGGCTCGGCACCGCCCCGGAGGACGTGCCGATGGACCGGCAGCTCGCGGAGCTCGGCATGTCGTCGCGGGACGCGATCGCCCTGACCGCGGAGTTGTCCCGGGTCACGGGCTGCGAACTGCCCCCGACCCTGCTGTGGGAGGCACCGACCGGGCAGGCGCTGGTGGCGCGGCTGTGCGGCACGGCTCCCGGTCCCGCGCCGCTGATGCGGGCGCCGGGCGCCCCTGGTGAGCCGGTGGCGGTCATCGGCGTCGGCTGCCGGCTGCCCGGCGGAGTGCACGGCCCGGAGGACTACTGGCGGCTGCTCTGCGAGGGCGGGGACGCGATCCGGCGGGTGCCCGAGGACCGGTGGCGGGACTTCACCGCGTTCCCGCCCGCCGACGCCCACCCTTACGGCGGTTATCTCGACGACATCGCCGGGTTCGACGCGGACTTCTTCCGTATCACGCCGCGCGAGGCCGCCGTGATGGACCCGCAGCAGCGGATGCTGCTGGAGGTCGCCCAC includes:
- a CDS encoding YciI family protein — encoded protein: MAKYLLLKHYRGAPAAVNDVPMDQWTPEEISAHMQYMNDFAERLEKSGEYVDGQALAPEGSWVRYGGEGRPPVTDGPFAETKDLIAGWTIIDVDSHERALELAAELSAAPGAGGRPIHEWLEVRPVMSAHCTVTE
- a CDS encoding RNA polymerase sigma factor gives rise to the protein MDEALLRSLTPSVLTVLVRRGADFAAAEDAVQDALVEALRVWPADPPRDAKGWLVTVAWRKFLDATRAETARRRREDRFEEEPAPGPAPTVDDTLQLYFLCAHPSLTPSSAVALTLRAVGGLTTRQIAQAYLVPEATMAQRISRAKRTVSGVRLDRAGDVATVLRVLYLVFNEGYSGDVDLAAEAIRLTRQLTAVIDHPEAAGLLALMLLHHARRAARTAPDGSLVPLAEQDRGRWDTRLIAEGVEILQAALARDRLGEYQAQAAIAALHADAPRAEETDWVQIVEWYDELVRLTDSPVVRLNRAVAVAEADGPRAGLSALAELDAALPRHTAVAAYLHERDGDLKTAARLYAEAAHKAPNLAERDHLTRQAARLNTHLHH
- the gap gene encoding type I glyceraldehyde-3-phosphate dehydrogenase, yielding MTRIAINGFGRIGRNVLRALLERDSDLEVVAVNDLTEPATLARLLAYDSTAGRLGRPVTVDGDTLVVDGRRIKVTAEREPAQLPWAELGVDIVLEATGRFTSAKAAAAHLDAGAKKVLVSAPSDGADVTLAYGVNTDAYDPAVHTIVSNASCTTNALAPLASVLDELAGIEHGFMTTVHAYTQEQNLQDGPHRDARRARAAGVNIVPTTTGAAKAIGLVLPNLDGKLSGDSIRVPVPVGSIVELNTTVARDVTRDEVLAAYRAAAEGPLAGVLEYSEDALVSSDIVGNPASSIFDSALTRVDGRHVKVVAWYDNEWGFSHRVIDTLTLLAAS
- a CDS encoding GlxA family transcriptional regulator, yielding MPASRLHRVAVLVLEGAKPLDVGIPAQVFTTRASMPYEVRVCGATPGLVTGGDGLAYYVEHGLDALAWADVVFVPGYRHPDRDDPPPTVVDALVAAHDRGARLAAISTGAFALAATGLLDGRRATTHWHYTRALAARHPLVQVDENVLFVDEGSVLTSAGAASGIDLCLHILRGDLGVAASNHAARRLVAAPYRSGGQAQYVPRSVPEPLGERFAETREWALHRLGEPLTLDTLAAQAGVSARTFSRRFVEETGYTPMQWVMRARIDLARELLERSERSVEQIAADVGLGTGANLRLHFQRILGTTPSEYRRTFTKGE
- a CDS encoding M48 family metallopeptidase — encoded protein: MSFRLRAVRAFVLLVGFFLMGGVLLSAMVVFDWLVITRLVTEKAAWIEPTAVSVTFLLAVAILRGMFAFLRAGRLGPVTDAVAVTPDDQPELWEQVRAAAEVTGQRPPDELYLNAEVNAGVAEQSRLLGLLRGRRRMFLGLPLLAGLTVPQLQSVLAHEFGHYGNRDTRLGGVTTRGRQALIHTVEAFQEGGTRLHYVIGVLYVGYARMFLRITQSAARHQELAADRTAARYAGRDVTAAALRTLPVLDAAHTHYMETYAAMGSAWKALPPVGEVHGGFRRLLAARSGEQLAALRAGQRPPRPHPYDSHPPLAERIALIEGLPADDRPEQSPADPTDEPASLTLLRNADRVFAELETRTSAPEAALLRRMSWDDLTMARAVADAEEWSGPLRLAVARTLRSEADAVRETTSGETADGLLPGLEEILDAFDRGLLWMEIADRMPKPYQAARLTGQSARNFIRPRIFDGIAGLIHLRLAESGDAVPDIAWSGQPGLILPESWEKGMDDAIDAAVADTPDTAPLRTLLAEGSGSGTG
- a CDS encoding dihydrofolate reductase family protein translates to MRSVTYSMNVSLDGYIAGPGGDFAWSEPDDEVFRFWIDEIRGVDVHVLGRRLYETMLYWETVDPDDPTLDEATREWTALWNPLPKVVFSRTLSSVQGKNVRLVSGDLVEEIERLRAEPGDGEIAIGGATLAAQASAAGLIDEYRSIVHPVLVGGGNPFFPRHEQRVDLELVETRTFRSKFVYLRHRVVRGAAT
- a CDS encoding aminoglycoside adenylyltransferase family protein translates to MDQVREIVALVDRVLGRDALGSYLHGSAVLGGLRPASDVDILVVIRQPMEEGQRRSLLDGLLRISGTGNGTRPVELTAVVQSQVRPWRYPPTGDFLYGEWLRAAYEAGEVPRPEPMPDLSLLITTTLTGDHPLTGPRPAQLLDPVPPTDLARASLAGIPALLADLDGDTRNVLLTLARIWTTLATGRISSKDTAADWALPRLPPDHRPVLEHARHLYLNAPYSEESWSTALRARVRPHVDRVLAEIDRLRTAGPAP
- a CDS encoding acyl-CoA carboxylase subunit beta, with the translated sequence MPRRSTAERIDDLHRRREQALTAGGPRGRGEFGARERVERLVDKGSFTETGLFVRARADGSGGRRPHGDGVVTGFGTVDGRRVCVFAQDSTVFGGSMGEAFGEKTVALMDLALKTGCPVVGLNDSGGARIQEGVASLALYAELVRRNVQASGVIPQLSVVLGPCAGGAAYSPAITDFTVMVDGASHMFVTGPDVIEAVTGERATAEELGGARTSNAVNGNAHFLAADEEDALDVVRELLSYLPANNLEPPPEYAPGDAPAGDVLDAVVPDRLGQAYDMREILRAVVDDGELLYVQELFAPNILCALGRVEGRSVGVVANQPLHAAGVLDIDASEKAARFVRFCDAFGIPLLTFADVPGYLSGVRQERGGIIRRGAKLLYAYAEATVPKVTVVVRKAYGGGYAVMGSKHLGADINLAWPSARIAVMGAEGAVGVLHRRELAAADDPVALRARLVAAYERTHGTPYLAAERGYVDAVIAPRDTRDHIRRALAALRGKRAPLPQRRHGNIPL
- a CDS encoding fatty acyl-AMP ligase gives rise to the protein MDRRHPPLSPACRTLPQYVRHWADTIPDRRALTFVDFPAPGSRGVHRTLTWRRLDLRVRAIAARLAAQAEPGSRVVVLCPQGTEYVTGFLAALTAGLVAVPLYPPGLPGHGDRLSAVLADARPTAVVTTSRVANEVRELVAGSGTRIVCADEVPDDEAGDRPPVDVDAEALAYLQYTSGSTRAPAGVEITHANVVANAGQALAAYGADTGPVTCVGWLPLYHDMGLVLSVAAPVVRGALSVLMDPAAFLTEPARWLRLLAAHPRAIGAAPNFAYDYCAGAVTDGQKADLRLDGVIALINGSEPVRPGTVDRFQAAFADRGLPVTAHCPSYGLAEATVFVSAARPGQPLGRFALDRDALAAGKALPARPDDPRAVLLAGCGTPAGQRVRIADPVSRTVLPEGEVGEVWVQGPNVGRGYWNRREESERVFGAAFAGGADAPDGRWLRTGDLGAVLDGQLIVTGRLKDLVIVDGRNHYPQDLEATAQDAHPAVRRDRLAAFAVPGGTSGTGERVVLVAEHVRATSLASLDVPAVVRAVRGAVSTRHGLRLAEVVLVPPGAVARTSSGKVSRALTRARYLEGAYGREGGGETGSGSGGGAASDDAAGDTPGAAPGASAHITSRAVG